Proteins co-encoded in one Meiothermus sp. genomic window:
- a CDS encoding DUF4388 domain-containing protein gives MKALILTGQPKRGIALKDSFTLSGFDAQVEDSALYAMTLLERHRPDVIVSTASLSDLTGAEFFDMVRSDPQLALVPFVLLSDTTPTQVGDLDLVLPPDTPAAEVVRSAYKLILELTRKTYISEPTNPVAHQGIQGQLGDMSLFELAQWLAKSAKTGRLRVELQGDSASWLFSKGQLIHAEYAGKSGEDAVLHLLLQVENHPTGHFRFEPLTEADFFLEPVTIRKSTDQLLLSLAVEMDHRQQRIN, from the coding sequence ATGAAAGCCCTGATCCTGACCGGTCAACCCAAGCGTGGCATCGCGCTCAAAGACAGCTTTACGCTGTCGGGGTTTGATGCCCAGGTCGAGGATAGTGCTCTTTACGCCATGACCCTGTTGGAGCGCCACCGCCCCGATGTGATCGTTAGCACGGCCTCACTAAGCGACCTAACAGGGGCGGAATTCTTCGATATGGTGCGTTCCGACCCCCAGCTTGCTTTAGTTCCTTTTGTTCTACTCAGCGATACCACCCCGACCCAGGTTGGCGACCTCGACCTGGTCTTGCCCCCAGATACCCCGGCTGCGGAGGTGGTTCGGAGTGCATATAAACTGATCCTCGAGCTCACCCGCAAAACTTATATCAGTGAGCCCACCAATCCCGTAGCGCATCAAGGCATACAAGGGCAGTTAGGCGATATGAGCCTGTTCGAGCTAGCCCAGTGGCTGGCCAAGTCCGCCAAAACCGGACGGCTTCGGGTCGAGCTTCAGGGTGATAGTGCCAGTTGGCTGTTTAGCAAAGGACAGCTCATCCACGCCGAGTACGCAGGAAAAAGTGGCGAGGATGCCGTACTGCACCTACTGCTCCAGGTCGAAAATCATCCTACCGGTCACTTTCGCTTCGAGCCCCTAACCGAAGCCGACTTCTTTTTGGAACCCGTTACCATACGCAAAAGCACCGATCAACTGCTGCTCTCCCTTGCCGTTGAAATGGATCACCGCCAGCAGCGAATCAATTAG